CGCGCCGGCTCACCGTCGACGACGTCACGGTGGTCGACCGTCCGATGCTGCGCCGCGCAGTGGCGGGCACCGTGGTGGGCAACCTCATGGAGTGGTACGACATCGGCATCTACGGCTACCTGGCCGTGATCATCGGGCGCATGTTCCTGCCCGACGCCTCGGAGGGCGCGCAGTCGCTGTTCTCGCTCGGCGTGTTCGCCGTCACGTTCGTCGCCCGCCCCGCCGGCGGCGTGATCCTCGGCCAGCTGGGCGATCGCCTCGGCCGCCAGCGCGTGCTCGCCTTCACGCTGATCATGATGGCCTCGGCCACCTTCCTCATCGGCGTGCTGCCGGACTACTCGGTGATCGGTGCGTGGGCGCCGATCCTGCTCATCGTGCTCAAGCTGGCGCAGGGCTTCTCCACCGGCGGCGAGTACGCCGGCGCGACCACGTTCATCACCGAGTACGCACCCGACAAGCGCCGGGGCTTCTACGCCTCGCTGCTCGACCTGGGCTCGTACATGGGCTTCGCGATCGGCGCCGCGTTCGTCTCGGTGCTGCAGGTCACGCTGTCGGAGGACGCGATGGAGGGCTTCGCTTGGCGCATCCCGTTCCTCGTGGCGCTGCCGCTGGGCCTCATCGCGATCTACTTCCGCCTGAAGATCGAGGACACCCCGGCCTTCCAGGACGCCAAGACGCACGCCGACGAGGCCTCGGCGGCCGCGCAGGCCTCGCCCGATGCGCCGAAGGGCGTGCTCGACCTCATCCGCTCCTACTGGCGCGAGCTGCTGACCGCCTTCATCCTCGTGGCCGCCGCCAACACGGTCGGCTACGCGCTGACGTCGTACATGCCGACCTACCTCACCGGCACGCTCGGCTACGACGAGGTGCACGGCACGCTGCTCACGCTGCCGGTGCTCGTGCTCATGTCGCTGTGCATCCCGCTCACGGGCGCCCTGTCCGACCGGATCGGCCGCCGGAAGGTGCTGTTCATCGGATCCGTGTCGGCGATCGTGCTCGCGGTGCCGTCGTTCCTGTTCATGATGCACGGCGCCATCTGGTCGACCCTGCTCGGCCTCGTGCTGCTCGCGATTCCCGTGACGTTCTACGTCGCGAACCTCGCGTCGTCGCTGCCGGCGCTGTTCCCCACGTCGTCGCGCTACGGCGGCATGGGCATCTCGTACAACGCCGCGGTGGCGATCTTCGCGGGAACCGCTCCCGTGATCATGGAGTCGCTCGTGCAGCTGACCGGCTCGTCGCTGGCGCCCGCGTTCTACGTGATCGGCACCTCGATCGCCGGCTTCATCGCGGTCGTCGTGCTGCGCGAGTCGGCGCGCCAGCCGCTGCCGGGCGCGATGCCGAGCGTGGCCACCGAGGAGGAGGCGATCGAGCTCGTGCGCACGCAGGACGACAATCCGGATCTCGACCTCGACGAGCTGTTCCCGGAGCGCCGCGAGGGCTGATCGGGACCGGCGGCGAACGTTACGCCGCGTTTCGCGCGGCTTCGCCCTGACGGGCGGGCGGCCTAGCGTGGTCGGAACGTCATCGATCCGAGAGGAACCGCCGTGTCCACGCCGCTGCCGCACATCCGCCCCGCCGAGGTGCGTGAGCGTGTGGCGTGCATGTGCGCGACCGGCGGCGCCTGCTCGTCGTACGCGCCCGGCCATGCGCTGCACCTGATCCAGGCGCGCATCGCGTCGGCCACGCCGGCCGAGTGGGTCGACGGGATCGTCGAGGCCGCGGATCCGCTCGCGGGCACGCTCGTCGTTCGCTCGCTCGACGGCGACGTGCTCGAACTGTGGAACGGATCCGGCGCCGCGCTGGAGGCACCGGCCGGCACCCCGGTCGCGGTGCACCGCCGGTACAGCGTGCTCGCCGCGGGCCGGGCGCGCTTCAACGTCGCGGCCGCGTGACCCGGAGCGCGGCGGGCGCGTGAGCGGGCTAGCCGCGTGATCCGGAGCGCCGCGGGCGCGTGAGTGGGAGCGGGCTAGCCGCGTGATCCGGAGCGCCGCGGGCGCGTGAAAAAGGCGGCCTACAGCCGCTCTTGACGGGCTCCGCCGCCGGGCGGATCATGAGAGCCACATCGGGCCGTTCGGCCCGACTGCCCACGGCGCACCACCCGGATGACTCCCGAGGCACACGATGACGGACCCCGAACCGCATGATGAGCAGGAGGGGGCGGCCGCGGTCGCGGAGCAGTTGCGCGATATGAGCCGCTCGCTCCGGAACACCGACGACGAGATCGACACGGATGCGCTCGCCGGCGAGCTGGATCGTCTCGCCACGTTCGTGGGTACCGGCGCGAGGTGGGAATGCCAGGTGCAGTCCCCCTTCGCCGAGATCTATGCGGTGGGCCTGAAAGACCATGGGCCCCTCGCGTACCTCTGCCGCCACCCCGAACCTCACACGTTCACGGGATGATGACGACGGCGCTGCTGTCGACTCCCGCTCTCGGATTCGCCTTCGCGGCGGGCGGGGCAGGACTGGCGTGGCTGTGGTTCACCGGGCTGGGCTCCGTCGCCCTGATCGTGGTCGTCGCTCTGCTGCTGCTCGGATATCTCTTCGGCCGGTGGGCGGATGAGGCGCTGCCGGAGCACCCGGTGCGGGCGGTCAGGCTCATGGACGGGCAGGTGCTGGCGATTGCGGCCCTTACTGCCGCGGCGACCGCGATCGCGATGGTTGCGGCGGCGAGCATCGTGGCGCCGGAAACGCCGGCGGGAGCCGGCCCCGACGTCGCGCGGGCAGCCGCCGAGCTCCGGTCCGTGCTCACCGCGCTCGCGACGGCGCTCACCGCCTTCATCACCGGGCTGGCGTATCGGGCCGAGAACGTCGATACGTCCATCGGCAACCGCGTGCGGGCGATGTTCTACGACGCGTACCCCGGCGAGAACCCCACACCGGAAGCCCGCGAGGCCGCGGCCCGCCGCGTGCGGAGGCGGCGCGTGCTGCCGGCGGGGTCCGCGGCTGAGACGGCCGTGTACTCCGATGGCGCGATCCCCGACTGGAGTCGCGCCAACCGGCTCCTGCGGGCGCAGCGACTGGAAGCCGCGCTCCGCCCCGTCCCCGAGCCCCCGGCGGCCTGAGGACGGACACGAAAAAGGCGGCCTATGCGGCCGCCGTCATCTTGTCCTTCATCGCCATGCAGGCGTCCATGCACGCCTGGCACGCCTGCATGCACATGCGGCACACGTCGCTGTCGGTGTGCGGCGCGCAGGCATCCATGCAGGCCTGACACATGGCGATGCACGCGTCGAGCATCGCCATCATCGAGTCCGCGGTCATGCCCTGCATGCGCAGCATCGATCGCATCGTCGTGTGGCACATGTCGGCGCAGTTCATGCACGTCGGCGCGCAGTCCATCATCTGCGTCGCGCAGATCGTCGTGGCCTGCTCGGCGGCCGCGCACGCGTCCATGCACTCCTGCATGGTGGCCATGTCCATCGACGCCATTCCGGGCATCGACATCATGTCCTTCGACATCGCATCCATCATCATCGCGTCCATCTCGCACCTCGTTCCTTGTGGTCGCAAGGCGAGCGGGAGCGCCCGTCTCGCGGCCAGGATAGAGCGGGCCGGCGCGGGTGCGGAAGGGGTTGCGGCGGGGCGCTCAGGTCGTGGGCGCGGCTGGCCCGATGCTCGCCGACCGTGGTGTCAGATCGACGCGACCATCGAGATCACGAACCCGCGTCGAGGCGGTGATCGTGCACGGCGGAGCTCAGGTGCGTGCCGTTGATCTCGAGGTAGAGCTGACCCTCGGTGACCGAGAGCGAGACGGTGTTGCGGCGGGCGAGCGCGGCGACGGCGTCGTCCACGAAGCCGGCGTCGAACGCGCGCACGAGGAGCTCCTCGGCGCGGTGGATGCGCTTGCCGGCCCACGCGACCATGAGCTTCTCCGGGTCCCGCTGCGTGTAGACCACCGCGCGGTCCGCGAGCTTGCTGCCGAAATGGAGGCGCTCGGCGTCGGGCGCACCCACCTCGATCCACGCCGTGACGCGGCCGGTCAGGTCGCGCACGAGCACGGCCGGCTCATCCGTCGAGGAGATGCCCTCGCTGAAGGCGATTCCCTCCTCGAACTCGAGGCAGTACGCCAGCAGGCGCATGATCATGTTGGCGTCCGTCTCGGACGGATGCCGTGCCACGCGCAGCGTGAGGTCGTCGTAGACCCCGCGATCCACGTCCGCCAGCTGCACGTCGAACGTGTACATCGTCGCTCCGAGGGCCATGAGGTTTGAGCCTACGCGGCCCGATCCGGCACGCGGCGCTACGCCGCGAAGGCGGCGGGCGTGGTGCCGAGGGTGCGCCGGAAGTGGCGCGTCAGGTGCGCCTGATCGTGGAAGCCGACGGCGACGGCCGTCTCGGCCGGCGACAGTCCGCCCAGCAACAGCCGCCGCGCGCGATCGACGCGGCGGCCCGTCACATACCGGTGCGGCGCGATCCCGTAGGCCCGCGAGAAGGCGCGCACGAGGTGGCTCGGGTGCGCGCCGAGGATGCGCGCCGCCTCGGCGATCGTGAACGACTCCGTCAGGCGGTCATCGAGCAGCACGCGCAGCCGCCGCGCGAGGGGCGTGTCGCGGGCCGATCCGCTCGGCGACCCGAACCGATCGCGCACGATGTCGGCGAGCGCGAGCACGCCTCCCTCGGCGGCCATCGCGTCGCCGGGATTCCGCAGCGCCTCGTGCACGCCGCGGACCACGCGGAGCGCGCGCGGATCACCTAGCGCAGGACTGTGCACCGCGGCATCGACCGCGGAGGCCGGGAGCCAGTCGGCGTCGAGGTACAGCACGCGCTTGCGGAACGCGGTGCCCGCGATCGCGGATCGGCCGTCGTGCGGCACGTGGGGCGGCAGGATCGTCAGCGCGGACGGTTCGGCATGGTGCGTCGCGTGACCCAGGTCGTACACGACGGCGCCGGAATCGATCAGCAGCACCGCCCAGTCTCCGTGGGTGTGGGCGGGGTAGCTGTGCTGCTCGAAGCGGGCGTGCAGCACCTCGCTCACGAGCGGCACGTCGGGATGCCACGCCTCCACGCGATCGGCCATGCAAGAAACGTACAAGACCCCCGGGTGGGGGCGGCAACGGTACCGTGGGCGCATGCCGAACGAGAAGCTCGCGAGATCGTTCGAGTCCACGGGCGAGGACTATGACCGATACCGCCCGGGGTTTCCGATCGAAGCCGCGGACGCGATCGCACCGATGGGAGTGCCGGTCGCCCTTGACCTCGGAGCCGGTACCGGCAAGTTCACGGAGCGGCTGGTGGATCGCGCCGACCGAGTGCTCGCGGTCGATCCGTCGGCACGGATGCTCGCGGTGCTCCGCGCGAAGCTGCCCTCCGTCGAGACGCACATCGGCACGGCCGAGCACATCCCGGTACCGGATGACTCGGTCGATCTCGTGACGGTCGCGCAAGCATTCCATTGGTTCGACCGAGAGCGGGCATGCGCCGAGATCCTCCGAGTGCTGGTGCCGCACGGTCGGCTGGCATTGCTGTGGAACGGCCCCGATCCCGCGTGCGCCTGGGATCAGGCCTGCTATCGCGTCGCTCACCCATGGGTGAGCGACTCATCGCTCGCGCCCGCCCCGGCCGACGATTCGCTGCCCGGATTCGAGCTGCGGGCTCGCACGGCGATCTCCTGGACGGATCAAGTGACCCGCTCGGACTATCTTGCGCGCTGGCAGACCGTGAGCACGTTCCTCGCTGCGGAGCCTGCGGAGCGCGACGCCATGACCAGCGAGATCGAACGGATTCTCGACACGGATCTCGACGTCGCGGGGCGCGAGACCTTCGACCTCCCGCACGTCACCGACGTCTACGTGTACGGCGCGCTCTGACGGCCGGGCGTCCGGCGGCCATGCAAGAAACGTACAAGACCCGCGGGCAGGCGCGGCGCGAGACTGACGCCATGACCGATCCCTCCGTCACCACCGATGCGCCCGCTGCCGTCCGCTTCGACACGAAGGTCGTCGTCGTCCTCCGCGCCGGCCTGCTGCCGTGGCAGGAGCTCAATGTGACCGCGTTCCTCATGAGCGGGATCTCGACGAGCGCCCCGGGCCTCACGGGCGAGCCCTACCGCGACGCCGACGACACCGAGTACCTGCCGATGCTGCGCCAGCCGGTGGTCGTGATGACCGCCGACGCCGCCACGCTCGCCGCCGCCCGCGCCAAGGCGATCGCGCGCGAGATCCCCGCGGCGATCTATACGGAGGAGCTCTTCGCGACGGGACACGACGCCGCCAACCGCGCCGCCGTCGCCACGGTCCCCGCCGCCGACCTGAACCTCGTGGGGATCGCGCTGCGCGGCCCTCGGAACGTCGTGGATCGGATCGTGAAGGGCGCCCGGATGCACGACTGACCGGGAGTCAGCCGCGCTTCCGGGACAGCTCTCCCCAGGATCCGAGGGGCATGTCGATCGCCCTCTCGTACGTGGCGACATCGATCAGCCCGCGGTCATGCAGCACGTGCAGCGCGATCGTCCGCTCCTTGAGGCGAAGGGCCTCCTCCCGGCTCGCCTCCTCGGCCTCACGCTCCACCGCCTCCTCGGTCTCCGGTCGCGACGCGAGGAACACCAGCGCACACAGGATCACGCTCAGCACGGCGCTTGCGAGGTTTCCGACGAACACCGCGGTCGTCACCGGCAGACCGGGGGTCCACAGCAGCGCCGTCGCGGCGATCGACACCACCGGCGCGACGACCGCGACCGTGGTCACGAACACGCTGCGCCGACGCTTCTGCGCCCACAGCATCAGCGCGGTCAGCGGGAAGGCGACACCCGCGGGCGACGCCACACCGGCCCCGATGAGCAGCGCGTCGGCGACATCGGAGTCGGTCTCGCGCGACGCGCCCCACAGCAGCCCGAACGCCAGAAGCGGGGCGACCGCCGGCACCAGCATGAAGAACACTCCGGCGACGAACTGAGCGACCGGCATCCCTTCGCGCGACCGACCCCTCGCCTCGGGCAGCGGGCGCGCGAGGATCTGCTGCTCGACGAGGCCCAGATCGATCGGCTCATCGAAGCGCGCCGTCCGCGCCCACGCGCCGACGGACTCGGTTCGCTGCATCGGGGTTCCTTTTGGTGTCCTTTTCGGGTGTGCGGCTACGCCTGTGCCGATTCGAGCATGTCATTCACGATGCGAGTCGCGGCGATCAGCTGGGCCACGGAAAGGTCGGGAACCTTCACGTACCGGTAGACGAAGGCGGGTGCGAAGTGTCCGAATCGGTCCGGGGGCCGCACCACGTCGTCAAGAGGCGCGAGGGCCTCTCGCAGGGGCGAGAAGTCGAACAGCTCGGGGTGGGCGGCCGCGAACTCCTCGCGTGCGCGCTTGTCCGAGTCGGAGCGCCCCGCAAGGTGGGGGGTCACGACGAACAACCGGAACTGCCCCTCCTGGTACTGCCAACCGGCTTCGATCGGGACGTCGTCGCCGACGCCATCAAGACGGACGACGCGCTGCCACTCGACGAGTGGATGCCCATGGGTGATGGTGGCGCCGGTCCATCCGATCCGTGGACCTTCGACGGCGATCCTCTCCTCCACCCGCCGCGCCCGCAGCTTTCGAAGTGCCATGCGGGTCTGCTTCGAATCGATCTCGGCGAGCTCCGAGTCGTCGAGCCACGCGGATTCGTCGGGCGCGCGAACGATCGTCGTGTCGAGCAGAGCGCTCAAGAGCCGGACGACCCGCGAATACCGCCTGACCGATTCGATCTCGTAGCTGCTCCGGTCGCCGCTCTCGGCGAGAGCAACGTCGATCCGCTCGGACAGCTCCTGATAGCTGAGGTACGTCCAGCCCTCCACCGTTTCGCGCGGCGGCGACATGCTCAGGAGCACGTGCTGCGCAGGCGCGCCCTTCCATCGGGCGGTCTTGCCACGGTATGCGTCGAGCTGTGCCCGCTCGGGCAACGAGAACACCTTGTTTTCGATGACCAGCGGCGCAGCACCGGGCCAATGCATCACGAGGTCGAGATTCTCGCGCTCCCGTTCGACGTGCCTCTCGGTGATGGCGCTCGAGGGGTCGTCGGTCGTCAGGTCCCGGAAGACGGCAGCCGCCAGGTCTGGGAGCGCGTCGAAGAACCAGGCGAGGAAGTTGCTGTGGAAGAGTTCCCGCTGGCCGTACATGATCCGTGCGAGCGGCTCGAGGTTGAGCTCGTGAGCGATCGCCGCCAGCGGCTTCTTCTGTGCCCGAGGGATGCCATCCAGATAGAGGCGCACCGGGTTCGCCGCGCCGCGCGGCGGCGCGAGCCGCTCAACGCTCGTGCCGACGACGCCCAGTTCGGGAGCCGGCACACCATCGAAGCCCCATCGCCCCTTCTCGGGCCCCGCGTGCCACGCCTCGATCCGGTACGCGCCGCGGACGACACCACCCGCGACTCCGAGCGCGTACACGGCCCGCTCCCGCGTCTCTGCTCCTACTCGCCAGTACATCCGGGTCGCGTCGTACGTTGCCCGCGCGTCCGCGTCCGGCGACCAGGCACGGTTGATCACGAACATCACGGTGGGCTCGGAGATCGCGGGGATCGGGTCAGGCGTCGCCACGATCGCAATCTATCCGGCCCGGGTCAGGCCCGCCTCAACGCGACCCTTCCGCCGCCATCTCCGCGCCGGCGTCGGAGCTGGTGCGCGGCGTCCGCGCCGGCGTCGGAGATCTGCGGGTTGCAGCCCCGGCAGACGCGCCCCGGGGGCGAATTCTCCGACGCTGGCGCAGCGCCGCACCAGAGGCTCCGACGCCGGCGCGGAACGAGCGCAGCTCCCGGACAGCAGAAAACCCCTGGCGAGCCAGGGGTTTTCGGTGGCGGTGACGGTGGGATTTGAACCCACGGTAGGGGGTTACCCTACACAACTTTTCGAGAGTTGCACCTTCGGCCGCTCGGACACGTCACCGGGATCGAGTTTACGCGACGTTCTCCTGCGACGCCAATCGACGCCTGCCCGCACCGATGTCGCCGGCCCGGCGTAGCCTGAGCGCATGTCGCCCACGCCCACGCGAGTGCTGTGGATCGCCGTGCTCGCGTCGTTCGTCGCGTTCCTCGACGGGACGATCGTGAACGTCGCGCTGCCGGCGATCGATCGCGAGCTGGGCGGCGGGCTGTCGACGCAGCAGTGGGTGGTCGACGGGTACCTCGTCACGCTCGGCGCGCTGATCCTCGTCGCCGGCTCGGTGAGCGACGCGTTCGGGCGGGCGCTCGTGCTGCGGATCGGACTGATCGGGTTCGGGATCGCCTCCCTGGCGATCGCGCTGGCGCCGGATCCGCTCATCCTCGTGATCGCGCGCATGCTGCAGGGCGCCGCGGGCGCGTTCCTCGTGCCGAGCTCGCTCGCCCTCATCACGTCGACGTTCGAGGGACCGGCGCAGTCCCGGGCGATCGGCACGTGGACGTCGCTGACCACGGGCGCGATGATCGCGGGTCCGCTCATCGGCGGGCTGCTCGTCGACCTCGCCAGCTGGCGGCTGGCGTTCCTCATCAACGTCATCCCGATCGGCATCACGCTGTGGCTCATGCGCGACCTCGCCGATCCCCCGCGGCACGCCGATGCCCGCATCGACCTGATCGGCGCCGCGCTGTGTGTGCTTGGCTTCGGCGGGCTCGTGTTCGGGCTCATCGAGCAGCCCAACCTCGGCTGGTCGCATCCGGCGATCATCGGCTCGCTCGCCGCCGGCACCGTCCTGTTCGCCCTCTTCCTGTTGCGCCAGCGCACCGCGCGCCACCCGATCATGCCGCTCGACGTATTCCGCGTGCGCAACTTCTGGACCGGCAACGTCGCGACCGCCCTCATCTACGGCGCGCTCTCGCTCAACGGCTTCGTCGTGGCGATCTACCTCCAGCAGGGCGCCGGCCTGTCGGCGACGCTCGCGGGCCTCGCCAGCCTGCCGACGACGATCCTCATGATCCTGCTGAGCTCGCGGATCGGTGCCCTGTCGGGCCGCTGGGGCGCGCGGATCTTCATGACGGTCGGGCCGATCGTCATGGGCGTCGGATCGCTCCTGCTGCTGAGCGTCGCCCCCGCGTTCGACTACTGGTGGCAAGTGCTGCCGTCGATGATCGTCTTCGGCCTCGGCCTGTCGATCACCGTGTCACCGCTGACCGCCGCGATTCTCGGGGCGATCGAGCCGGCCCGCAGCGGCATCGCGAGCGCCGTCAACAACGCCGTCTCGCGCGTCGCGGGGCTCGTGGCCGTCGCGGCGATCGGCACGATCGTGGGCGGCACGCTCGACCTCGACGGCTTCCACCGCGCCGCGATCGTGGTGGCGGCCCTCATGGTCGCCGGCGGCGTGGTGTCGTGGCTCGGGATCCGCGACCGGGGGTCCTCGCCCGTCGACGGCTGACGGGAATGTCGGAGGGCGACCGTAGCCTGGATCCATGGCCTCGAAACGACCCGCCCCCGCCGCCTTCCGCTGCACGGAGTGCGGCTGGACGGCCGCCAAGTGGGTGGGCCGCTGCGGCGAGTGCCAGCAGTGGGGCACGGTCGTCGAGGCGGCGCAGCCGCAGGGGATCACTCGCCGCGTCGAGTCGATGATCCCCACGGCCGCCGCGATGCCGATCACCCGCGTCGAGACCAAGGACGCCCCGCGCCGGCCCAGCGGCATCGGCGAGTTCGATCGGGTGCTCGGCGGCGGCGTCGTGCCCGGCGCGGCGATCCTGCTGTCCGGCGAACCCGGCGTGGGCAAGTCGACGCTGCTGCTCGAGGTCGCCGCCCGCGCCGCGGTCGAGGGGCGCCGCGTGCTCTACGTCAGCGCCGAGGAGTCCCCGGCACAGGTGCGACTGCGGGCCGAGCGCACCGGCGCGCTCCACGATGAGCTCTTCCTCGCCAGCGAGACGGATCTCGCCACCATCCTCGGTCACATCGACTCCGTGCAGCCGGAGCTCGTGATCGTCGACTCCGTGCAGACCGTGTCGTCGTCGCTGTCGGAGGGCGCGGCCGGCATGCCGGGGCAGGTGCGCGAGGTCGCCTCCACGCTCATCCGCGTGGCCAAGGAGCGCGATCTGCCGATCATCCTCGTCGGGCACGTCACGAAGGACGGCCAGGTGGCCGGCCCCCGGCTGCTCGAGCACCTCGTCGACGTCGTGTGCCAGTTCGAGGGCGATCGGCAGACCGCCCTGCGCTTCGTCCGTGCGCTGAAGAACCGGTTCGGCCCGACCGACGAGGTCGGCTGCTTCGAGATGACCGGCGACGGCATCGCGGAGGTGCCCGATCCGAGCGGGCTGTTCCTCTCGCAGGGTTCCCCCGAGCCCGGCACGTGCGTCGCCATCGCCCTCGAGGGCCGCCGCGCGCTCCCGGTCGAGGTGCAGGCGCTCACCATCCCGACGAGCGCCCCGAACCCGCGGCGCGTGGTGCACGGCGTCGACTCCTCGCGCGTGGCCATGGTGCTGGCGATCCTCGAGCGACGGGCGGGCATCAAGACGAGCGATCAGGACGTGTACGTCTCCACCGTGGGCGGGGTGCGGTTCACCGAGCCGGCGGCCGATCTGGCGATCGCGGTTGCCGTGGCCGGGTCGGTGCTGGGCTTCAAGGTCGCGCGCGAGGTCGCGGCCGTCGGCGAGCTCAGCCTCGCGGGTGAGGTGCGGCCCGTGACCCAGGCGGCGCAGCGGCGCACCGAGGCCGCGCGCCTGGGCTATCGGCACGTGGTTGACGACGGCGCCAAGCGCCTGCGCGCCGCGCTCGAGCAGATCCGCGCCCACGCGCCGCGGACCCTCGACGACGTGCCCGCGTTCTGACGGCGGGCGGCCACGGCCGG
This genomic interval from Microbacterium sediminis contains the following:
- a CDS encoding MFS transporter encodes the protein MPAWRRVLGRFIPALRGPRRLTVDDVTVVDRPMLRRAVAGTVVGNLMEWYDIGIYGYLAVIIGRMFLPDASEGAQSLFSLGVFAVTFVARPAGGVILGQLGDRLGRQRVLAFTLIMMASATFLIGVLPDYSVIGAWAPILLIVLKLAQGFSTGGEYAGATTFITEYAPDKRRGFYASLLDLGSYMGFAIGAAFVSVLQVTLSEDAMEGFAWRIPFLVALPLGLIAIYFRLKIEDTPAFQDAKTHADEASAAAQASPDAPKGVLDLIRSYWRELLTAFILVAAANTVGYALTSYMPTYLTGTLGYDEVHGTLLTLPVLVLMSLCIPLTGALSDRIGRRKVLFIGSVSAIVLAVPSFLFMMHGAIWSTLLGLVLLAIPVTFYVANLASSLPALFPTSSRYGGMGISYNAAVAIFAGTAPVIMESLVQLTGSSLAPAFYVIGTSIAGFIAVVVLRESARQPLPGAMPSVATEEEAIELVRTQDDNPDLDLDELFPERREG
- a CDS encoding YaeQ family protein, encoding MALGATMYTFDVQLADVDRGVYDDLTLRVARHPSETDANMIMRLLAYCLEFEEGIAFSEGISSTDEPAVLVRDLTGRVTAWIEVGAPDAERLHFGSKLADRAVVYTQRDPEKLMVAWAGKRIHRAEELLVRAFDAGFVDDAVAALARRNTVSLSVTEGQLYLEINGTHLSSAVHDHRLDAGS
- a CDS encoding helix-turn-helix transcriptional regulator produces the protein MADRVEAWHPDVPLVSEVLHARFEQHSYPAHTHGDWAVLLIDSGAVVYDLGHATHHAEPSALTILPPHVPHDGRSAIAGTAFRKRVLYLDADWLPASAVDAAVHSPALGDPRALRVVRGVHEALRNPGDAMAAEGGVLALADIVRDRFGSPSGSARDTPLARRLRVLLDDRLTESFTIAEAARILGAHPSHLVRAFSRAYGIAPHRYVTGRRVDRARRLLLGGLSPAETAVAVGFHDQAHLTRHFRRTLGTTPAAFAA
- a CDS encoding class I SAM-dependent methyltransferase, whose amino-acid sequence is MPNEKLARSFESTGEDYDRYRPGFPIEAADAIAPMGVPVALDLGAGTGKFTERLVDRADRVLAVDPSARMLAVLRAKLPSVETHIGTAEHIPVPDDSVDLVTVAQAFHWFDRERACAEILRVLVPHGRLALLWNGPDPACAWDQACYRVAHPWVSDSSLAPAPADDSLPGFELRARTAISWTDQVTRSDYLARWQTVSTFLAAEPAERDAMTSEIERILDTDLDVAGRETFDLPHVTDVYVYGAL
- a CDS encoding DUF2000 family protein, with the translated sequence MTDPSVTTDAPAAVRFDTKVVVVLRAGLLPWQELNVTAFLMSGISTSAPGLTGEPYRDADDTEYLPMLRQPVVVMTADAATLAAARAKAIAREIPAAIYTEELFATGHDAANRAAVATVPAADLNLVGIALRGPRNVVDRIVKGARMHD
- a CDS encoding PD-(D/E)XK nuclease family protein, with the protein product MATPDPIPAISEPTVMFVINRAWSPDADARATYDATRMYWRVGAETRERAVYALGVAGGVVRGAYRIEAWHAGPEKGRWGFDGVPAPELGVVGTSVERLAPPRGAANPVRLYLDGIPRAQKKPLAAIAHELNLEPLARIMYGQRELFHSNFLAWFFDALPDLAAAVFRDLTTDDPSSAITERHVERERENLDLVMHWPGAAPLVIENKVFSLPERAQLDAYRGKTARWKGAPAQHVLLSMSPPRETVEGWTYLSYQELSERIDVALAESGDRSSYEIESVRRYSRVVRLLSALLDTTIVRAPDESAWLDDSELAEIDSKQTRMALRKLRARRVEERIAVEGPRIGWTGATITHGHPLVEWQRVVRLDGVGDDVPIEAGWQYQEGQFRLFVVTPHLAGRSDSDKRAREEFAAAHPELFDFSPLREALAPLDDVVRPPDRFGHFAPAFVYRYVKVPDLSVAQLIAATRIVNDMLESAQA
- a CDS encoding MFS transporter; this translates as MSPTPTRVLWIAVLASFVAFLDGTIVNVALPAIDRELGGGLSTQQWVVDGYLVTLGALILVAGSVSDAFGRALVLRIGLIGFGIASLAIALAPDPLILVIARMLQGAAGAFLVPSSLALITSTFEGPAQSRAIGTWTSLTTGAMIAGPLIGGLLVDLASWRLAFLINVIPIGITLWLMRDLADPPRHADARIDLIGAALCVLGFGGLVFGLIEQPNLGWSHPAIIGSLAAGTVLFALFLLRQRTARHPIMPLDVFRVRNFWTGNVATALIYGALSLNGFVVAIYLQQGAGLSATLAGLASLPTTILMILLSSRIGALSGRWGARIFMTVGPIVMGVGSLLLLSVAPAFDYWWQVLPSMIVFGLGLSITVSPLTAAILGAIEPARSGIASAVNNAVSRVAGLVAVAAIGTIVGGTLDLDGFHRAAIVVAALMVAGGVVSWLGIRDRGSSPVDG
- the radA gene encoding DNA repair protein RadA is translated as MASKRPAPAAFRCTECGWTAAKWVGRCGECQQWGTVVEAAQPQGITRRVESMIPTAAAMPITRVETKDAPRRPSGIGEFDRVLGGGVVPGAAILLSGEPGVGKSTLLLEVAARAAVEGRRVLYVSAEESPAQVRLRAERTGALHDELFLASETDLATILGHIDSVQPELVIVDSVQTVSSSLSEGAAGMPGQVREVASTLIRVAKERDLPIILVGHVTKDGQVAGPRLLEHLVDVVCQFEGDRQTALRFVRALKNRFGPTDEVGCFEMTGDGIAEVPDPSGLFLSQGSPEPGTCVAIALEGRRALPVEVQALTIPTSAPNPRRVVHGVDSSRVAMVLAILERRAGIKTSDQDVYVSTVGGVRFTEPAADLAIAVAVAGSVLGFKVAREVAAVGELSLAGEVRPVTQAAQRRTEAARLGYRHVVDDGAKRLRAALEQIRAHAPRTLDDVPAF